The sequence TAAAGAGAGGAAACGACATGCAAGAGAGCGGCAAACTCGGCAAACTGACGGTGATCGGTTACTGCTCACCCTCGTTCTTTATCGCGACAACGGTCACCGCCGCCATGGTGGTTCTGCCGACCCTCTATGCTCAACATACCGCCGTTACCCTTGCCCAGATAGGACTGATCCTGATGGTAGCGCGCATGCTCGACGCCTTTACCGACCCCCTTATCGGCTATCTGTCGGACAATACCAAAACCCGCTGGGGAGGACGCAAGCCCTGGATCGCCGCAGGCGCAGTCACACTCATTCCAGCCATCTGGTTCCTGTTTCACCCCACGGCCGAGAGCGACGCTCTCTATTTTCTCACCTGGGCCTTTTTCTATACCCTCGGCAGCACCATGATCCTGATTCCGGGCGGGGCGTGGGGAGTGGAATTGACCCGGAACCCGAAGGAACGGGCACGGATCTTCACGATCAGAGGGATGCTAACCTACATCGGCAGCATCACCTATGCCGTGCTGCCGATCCTTTTGTTCAAACGTTACGGCTCGACGGCGCTCTCGCTCGATGTGATGGGCGACCTGGCCCTACTGACCGTCATCGCGCTGCCTTTCAGCTTTGGCCTGATGCTGCTGGTTGTTCCCAAAGGCAAGCCGGTCGCCTCGAAAAAGGCGTCCCTCACTTCGGTCTGGAAGACCATCAGAAGCAACCGCCTGCTATGGCGCTATTTCGCCGTCATGACATTCACCGGCCTTGGAATCGGAATGTATTACGGCGTCATGTTTTTGTTCTTTGTCGACTATATGAAGATGGGACAGGGTTTTCCCTTCATCGCCATTACCAACGGGGTCGCCGTTTTTCTCGCCATGCCGGTATGGATGAAACTGGTGAACAGATACGGCAAAGCCCGGGTCTGGCTGTGGGCCCTGCTTGTCTCCGTACCGGTCTCGCCGATGATCTGGTTTATCAGTCCCGGAATGGAATCCCTGATCCCCGTGCTCGGCATCAGCGTTCTCGGGGCCTGTGTACTGGCCGGCCATTTCACGGTGTCCCCTATTCTTCTCAGCGACATTGTGGACTACGACACGCTACGTTCCGGCGCCAATAAGGCCGGGAACATTTTCTCGGCCTCGCTGATCGTTACGAAAGCCGCATATGCGGGGGGGACCGGCCTGGCCCTGATGCTGGTCGGCCTCTTCGGATACCGGATGGGTGTAGACAATGACGCGTCCGCCATCTTTGGCCTGGCTTTCAGCTTCTCCATTCTCCCGGCGGTTTTATTTGCGCTGGGAGGCATTGCATTGCTGCGTTACCCCATGACCAGCCGGAAACAGGACATTATCAGACGACGGCTGGAGCAAAGGGTTTCCAGACTGAAGACCGAGACTACCCAAGCATACAACTGAATAAAGAGAAAAGAGGCGCTCAACAGGCATTTGCCTCAAAACTAAAGGAGGATAAATATCATGTACCCCGCAGAGCACCCAAAGCAGCTTTTTGGAGAAAAATTCATCAGGTTCACAGTAAAAGGGGCCCTGTTGCTGACAACAGCCAGTACGCTCGCTCTCCCGGTTCAGGTTCAGGCCCGGGAAGACGAAGATTTTATTTTGCCTGAAATCGTTGTGACGGCCCAGAAACGTCAGGAAAACATCCAGGACGTCCCCATTTCCATCACGGCCTTTTCCAGCGAAGACCTGCTTGACCGCAGTATCGTCAACCTGACAGACATGGCCAAAGCCACACCGAACCTCTCCTTCCTGTCCGACGGCACTCTCAAGAATACGGCCCCGTCCATTCGCGGCGTATTCAGCCCTGGCGCCGCCCAGGCCGGGATAGACACCCCCATGGCGACCTATGTGGATGAGGTTTATATGGGCACCACTGTCGGGCAGAATTTCGCCCTGTATGACATCGAACGCATAGAAGTCCTCAGAGGACCGCAGGGCACCTTGTTCGGCCGCAACGCCCTGAGCGGACTGATGAATGTGGTGACCCCGGTTCCCGGAGAAAGCAGGGAGGGCTATGCCGAGGCCACCTATGGAAATTATAATCTGGTGCGGCTGCGCGCGGGCCTCAGCGGACCTCTGGTCGATGGCAAACTGTCAGGCAGTCTTTCAGCGTCTTTCACGGACCGGGACGGCTATGTCACCAACCGCTTTACCGGCAATGACGTCAACGACGAAGGCAACTGGGGCATCCGGGGAAAACTTCTTATCACCCCGCGAGACACTGTCGAGATTATCCTTTCGGCCGACTACCGCGAGGTCGATCAGTCCACCCGCACCTATGACATTGCCGGTTTCAACACCGTACCGGGAACGCTGTTTGCCCCGACCGGGCCCGCGGAAGTGGATGACGACCCCTTTGACCGCAATATCAGCCAGGATTTTGAAGGCCAGGAAACCCTGGAAGAATTCGGCACCTCGGCAACGATCAATATCGGCTTTGAAGGCGTCAGCTTTAAATCCATTTCCGCCTACCGCACCCATGACTATTTCCAGAGTTATGACGCCGACAATACCGAAATTGCCGTTACCGTCCGGGAAACGCCCGAGGACATGGACAGTTTCTTCCAGGAGCTCCGGCTTACCTCCGACCCCGGTGGCAAGATCGACTGGATTGTCGGCTTCAACTATTATTATCAGAAGACTGCCAACGAGTTCGCCTCAATTCTGAATAATGAAACCCTGGTCGAAGACCGTCTGCTCAGCACCTTGCTGCCGCCGGCCGCCATTGGTGTTGACCAGCCAACGCTTGACTACCTGTTTTCCATTGGCCTGCTTGAAGCGCCTGATACGCTCGCCGCCCTGCAATTCTTCGGCGCGCTCACGCCGCCTTTCGGAGAGACGCGTTCCACAGGAACAACCACGCTGAACTCATATGCCGGATATGCCAATGCCGTTTATCACATGACCGACAGGTTGAACGTCAATATCGGTCTCAGATATACAGCTGAAGACAAGGACTTTGCCTATGAGCAGACCAGTACATCGGGAAATATTTTCTTTGGCTTGCCGGAAATCCCCGCCTTTGAAGATCACAAGTCCTTTGAATCCTTCACACCGGCCTTTGGCTTCGACTATGATCTTTCGGACACAGCCATGGTCTACGGCAAAGCCGCCCGGGGCTTCAAATCCGGAGGATTCAACGACGGTTTCACCTCCAATAGCGATGCCGCCTTCGGAGAGGAAACCCTGTGGAACTATGAAATCGGCAGCAAGTCCACTTTCCTGAAAGGCCGGATGCAAGTCAATCTTGCGGGCTATCTGATGACCTGGAAGAACGTGCAGAATATCTTTTCCGACGTTCCGGATGGTTCCGTTATTCCTTTCTTCCAGGTCGATACGGCCGGAGACATCGAGATCAAAGGTGTCGAACTTGAAACGATCTTTCAAGTCACGCCGGAATTGCAGGCCAGAGCCAGCCTCGGCATAGTCGATGCCAAATTCACATCGGTCAGTGACAGGTTGGCGGATCTGGGAGGAGCTGTAGGCGACCCTGTCGAGAATGTCCCCAATTTCACCATTTCCGGCGGCCTCACCTATACCCTGGAACTGGGAAATTCAGGAACCCTGACAATATCGGGAAATGTTGAACATCGTGACGATACGCCCCTGACCACGGTCAGGACAGGCGTCCCGAATGTCCAGCCTGCCTATACGTTGTTTGACGCCGCCCTGATCTACAAGACCGCATCGGAGAACCTGACCGTCCAGTTCTGGGCCAAGAACATCACCAACAAGAAATATGTGACCGCCCTGTTTGATGTAGACAACAACGCCGCCTCTCCCATTGGCGCCGCCTACCACTCCGTCGGCATTCCACGCACCTATGGTCTGACCGCGCGATACGCCTTCTAGGGAACGAAGAAAGGAAGAGTTCAATGTTGGATGTCAAAGACGAGGTGATTGCCGGCGGTCCCGACAAGTTTCTCGAAGTGCGGAAAATTACCCTGCGTGGATCTCAGGTTGATATCGGTGCTTATCTGGCGAAACTGGCCCGGGATGAACTGGGTGTGCGGAAGGTCCCCTGGACCGACCCCACGGCGACCCGCATACAGCGGCAGTTCCTGAAAACACACTGGCCCGAACACTATGCCCGCATGCAAGGCGTCGCAGAAGCGCTGGGCGAAGATCTCGAAGACGACGATCTTGACTTTTCCTTTCTTGTCTACCAGTCGGGCATCCCCGGATGTTCATGCGTTTATTATCCGGGAACGGTCACGGCAACAGGACAAGGCCTGTTCGCCCGGAATTTTGATTTCACTACAGGAGGGTATGCCGACCTTCCCCTGTGCCTCCCGGATTCAGAATATGGACAGGCGCATACGGCGTATGGCGATGCGGGACTGCCTTACCTGTCCCGCCCGTTCCTGTTCGAGCTGCATCCCGACACCGGCCATTCCATGCTCTTCATGTGCGCCTATGATTTGCTCGGCGGCTGCACGGACGGCATTAACTCGGAAGGGCTCACCGTGGCCCTTCTGAATGACAACGAAACTGCGGCAAGCGACATTTTTGAGCCATTGGGACGCAATGGTGTCGGACTGAGCGAAGGCCAGGTCTGCCGCTTTCTGCTCGAAACCTGCGCCACTGTGGACGACGCCATATATGCGCTCAGAACCATGCCCCACTACTATATGAGCGGTCCCTGCCACTATCTGATCGCCGACGCCTCGGGCAACGCTTTTGTATGGGAATATTCCGCCATCTGCAATCATGGGCATGTCATCCCCTGCGACGGCCGGGCTCCTCTTGCCGTGACCAATCACCTGCTACATGAGCATAAAGTCCGCACTCCCCCGGAAATAATGGAAAACTCCGTGACCCGCCTGGATCGCCTGCAAAAAGAAATTTCCATGGCCCCTAGCCCCTTGACCGCAGAGAAAATAAGAGAGATCAACCGGTGTGTCCAGGCGCGGGAACTTCCCGGACAGGGCCAATATATCACCACGGATTTTCCCGGGCGCACTTTGTGGTTCTGCCTCTATGCTCCGGGCAAGCGGGCCCTGGAGATCGATTTCTATCTTGAGGAAAATGAAGGCGATATCCGCCGTTCCGATATTCTGTCCTTCAATCTGTAACTTCTTTATTTACCGAAGACTCCCGAGGCGCGAAACCTGTTCATCTGGTCTTCGGTAAAGTCCAGTTCCCGGATCAGCTGTTCGGTGTTCTGGCCAACTTCACCGCCCTTAAAAGCGTAGACCGGTTCGCTGCCCGACATTTTAATGGCGCACCCAATCTGCCGGATGCCGTCAACCTCCACAATCATATCGCGACTTCTGAACTGTTCATGCCCGCAGGCTTCCCCCAGGGTCAACACCGGCTCGACACAGGCGTCCACCTCCCTGAACAGCATCAGGCACGCTTCGTAGCTCCTGCTCTTGATGGCTTGCGCGATCTCTTCTTTGAAGCGGCGCTGTGCATCTTCGTCCTCGGAAAAAGCAAGTTCGAGCAATTCCGGCCTTCCCAGAGCCGTACACAGGGTTTCCCTGAACTTCGGTTCAAGGCCGCCGACCGAGAAATAACGTCCGTCGGCAGTTTCGTAATAGTCGTAGAACCCGCCACCGTTCAACAAGCCCCGTTCCGGTCCGGTGTCAATGCCGGCCCCCAGAAAATCCGCGGCTGGAATGGCATTCAGGGTAAAGGCTGCATCTGTCATACTGACATCCACATGCTGTCCCAGGCCC comes from Emcibacter nanhaiensis and encodes:
- a CDS encoding TonB-dependent receptor, which produces MLTTASTLALPVQVQAREDEDFILPEIVVTAQKRQENIQDVPISITAFSSEDLLDRSIVNLTDMAKATPNLSFLSDGTLKNTAPSIRGVFSPGAAQAGIDTPMATYVDEVYMGTTVGQNFALYDIERIEVLRGPQGTLFGRNALSGLMNVVTPVPGESREGYAEATYGNYNLVRLRAGLSGPLVDGKLSGSLSASFTDRDGYVTNRFTGNDVNDEGNWGIRGKLLITPRDTVEIILSADYREVDQSTRTYDIAGFNTVPGTLFAPTGPAEVDDDPFDRNISQDFEGQETLEEFGTSATINIGFEGVSFKSISAYRTHDYFQSYDADNTEIAVTVRETPEDMDSFFQELRLTSDPGGKIDWIVGFNYYYQKTANEFASILNNETLVEDRLLSTLLPPAAIGVDQPTLDYLFSIGLLEAPDTLAALQFFGALTPPFGETRSTGTTTLNSYAGYANAVYHMTDRLNVNIGLRYTAEDKDFAYEQTSTSGNIFFGLPEIPAFEDHKSFESFTPAFGFDYDLSDTAMVYGKAARGFKSGGFNDGFTSNSDAAFGEETLWNYEIGSKSTFLKGRMQVNLAGYLMTWKNVQNIFSDVPDGSVIPFFQVDTAGDIEIKGVELETIFQVTPELQARASLGIVDAKFTSVSDRLADLGGAVGDPVENVPNFTISGGLTYTLELGNSGTLTISGNVEHRDDTPLTTVRTGVPNVQPAYTLFDAALIYKTASENLTVQFWAKNITNKKYVTALFDVDNNAASPIGAAYHSVGIPRTYGLTARYAF
- a CDS encoding C45 family peptidase; translation: MLDVKDEVIAGGPDKFLEVRKITLRGSQVDIGAYLAKLARDELGVRKVPWTDPTATRIQRQFLKTHWPEHYARMQGVAEALGEDLEDDDLDFSFLVYQSGIPGCSCVYYPGTVTATGQGLFARNFDFTTGGYADLPLCLPDSEYGQAHTAYGDAGLPYLSRPFLFELHPDTGHSMLFMCAYDLLGGCTDGINSEGLTVALLNDNETAASDIFEPLGRNGVGLSEGQVCRFLLETCATVDDAIYALRTMPHYYMSGPCHYLIADASGNAFVWEYSAICNHGHVIPCDGRAPLAVTNHLLHEHKVRTPPEIMENSVTRLDRLQKEISMAPSPLTAEKIREINRCVQARELPGQGQYITTDFPGRTLWFCLYAPGKRALEIDFYLEENEGDIRRSDILSFNL
- a CDS encoding MFS transporter; the protein is MQESGKLGKLTVIGYCSPSFFIATTVTAAMVVLPTLYAQHTAVTLAQIGLILMVARMLDAFTDPLIGYLSDNTKTRWGGRKPWIAAGAVTLIPAIWFLFHPTAESDALYFLTWAFFYTLGSTMILIPGGAWGVELTRNPKERARIFTIRGMLTYIGSITYAVLPILLFKRYGSTALSLDVMGDLALLTVIALPFSFGLMLLVVPKGKPVASKKASLTSVWKTIRSNRLLWRYFAVMTFTGLGIGMYYGVMFLFFVDYMKMGQGFPFIAITNGVAVFLAMPVWMKLVNRYGKARVWLWALLVSVPVSPMIWFISPGMESLIPVLGISVLGACVLAGHFTVSPILLSDIVDYDTLRSGANKAGNIFSASLIVTKAAYAGGTGLALMLVGLFGYRMGVDNDASAIFGLAFSFSILPAVLFALGGIALLRYPMTSRKQDIIRRRLEQRVSRLKTETTQAYN
- a CDS encoding CaiB/BaiF CoA transferase family protein; the protein is MSALSSLKILDFSTLLPGPFGTLMLADLGAGILRVEAPDRPELSREVGAKDGNASYLHRYLNRSKKSIALDLKKPEAVEIVKRLIMDYDILVEQYRPGVMAKLGLDYDTLGEVNPRLIYCSLTGYGQTGPYRNRAGHDNNYLSIAGIQDHSRRKGQAPVPAGVQIADVAGGSLHLVAGLLAAVVQRTETGLGQHVDVSMTDAAFTLNAIPAADFLGAGIDTGPERGLLNGGGFYDYYETADGRYFSVGGLEPKFRETLCTALGRPELLELAFSEDEDAQRRFKEEIAQAIKSRSYEACLMLFREVDACVEPVLTLGEACGHEQFRSRDMIVEVDGIRQIGCAIKMSGSEPVYAFKGGEVGQNTEQLIRELDFTEDQMNRFRASGVFGK